The following coding sequences are from one Triticum dicoccoides isolate Atlit2015 ecotype Zavitan chromosome 4A, WEW_v2.0, whole genome shotgun sequence window:
- the LOC119288552 gene encoding probable carboxylesterase 15, producing the protein MSSSSPADAAAPYVVDDFGSALQVLSDGTVARSRPPPLQPADVNDGRVQWKDAVYDAGRGLGLRMYRPHRRDVADDGEGGKHPVLVYFHGGGFCLGSYSLPKDHAVCLRLAAELPAVVLSFDYRLAPEHRLPAAHEDAAAALLWLRDQLTSGSDDSWLAGSADSRRVFVSGVSAGGSLAHHMAVRFGTSGLEPAASISGYILLMPGLFSAEPTQSELDTPDTAWLTREMFDRFFRLGMPAGASRDHPLVNPFGPGSPSLEPTCVGRMLVVAAERDLFRDRNVEYAERMKAMGKDVELAVFAGQEHGFFGADPASEADRELVRVISRFVERDGDGPA; encoded by the coding sequence ATGTCGTCTTCCTCTCCTGCGGACGCGGCGGCGCCGTACGTTGTCGATGACTTCGGGAGCGCACTTCAGGTGCTCAGCGACGGCACCGTCGCCCGCTCCCGGCCGCCACCACTCCAACCAGCTGACGTGAACGACGGCCGCGTCCAGTGGAAGGACGCCGTGTACGACGCCGGCCGCGGCCTCGGGCTGCGCATGTACAGGCCGCACCGTCGTGACGTGGCCGACGACGGAGAGGGCGGGAAGCACCCCGTGCTTGTGTACTTTcacggcggcggcttctgcctcggCTCCTACTCCTTGCCTAAGGACCACGCCGTCTGCCTCCGCCTGGCCGCCGAGCTTCCCGCCGTCGTGCTCTCCTTCGACTACCGCCTCGCGCCAGAGCACCGCCTCCCCGCCGCTCACGAGGACGCCGCCGCGGCCCTCCTATGGCTCCGCGACCAGCTCACCTCCGGCTCCGACGACTCGTGGCTCGCCGGCTCGGCCGACTCCCGCCGGGTGTTCGTCTCGGGCGTGTCCGCCGGCGGCAGCCTGGCGCACCACATGGCCGTCCGGTTCGGCACGTCGGGGCTCGAGCCGGCCGCGAGCATCTCCGGGTACATCCTCCTCATGCCGGGGCTGTTCTCGGCTGAGCCGACGCAGTCAGAGCTGGACACGCCGGACACCGCATGGCTGACGCGGGAGATGTTCGACCGGTTCTTCCGGCTCGGGATGCCCGCCGGAGCGAGCAGGGACCACCCGCTGGTGAACCCGTTTGGGCCGGGCAGCCCGAGCTTGGAGCCAACGTGCGTGGGCCGCATGCTCGTCGTCGCCGCGGAGCGCGACCTCTTCAGGGACAGGAACGTGGAGTACGCGGAGCGGATGAAGGCCATGGGGAAGGACGTGGAGCTCGCCGTGTTCGCCGGCCAGGAGCACGGGTTTTTCGGCGCGGATCCTGCTTCGGAGGCCGACAGGGAGCTGGTGCGAGTCATCAGCCGTTTCGTTGAGCGGGATGGAGACGGTCCGGCTTGA